The DNA region CTTAGGGTTCAAATTTATCTAGCTCAAGATTGATTCTATAACAATTTTATCCTAGTTAACTGACAAAAATTCTACTTGCCCTCCTGATGTGTTTCCTTTAATATGTGATTACAGGAGCCTTATGGAGCGGGCATGGGAAGTTCAAGTGCACCATATATATCGTGAAGCAAACGACTGCGCAGATGCCCTAGCGAAACGGGGAAACCACCAATAGCATCTCTTGACTATCTACAATACCTGTCCTAGTTTTGTTAGCCACTGTTTAGTAAGGGATTTAGCTAGCCTCGACAATAGTAGACTATGTGCCCGAAGGTCAGATAATGATGTTGTTGTATAAACttctattataattatataagacTTCCCATTtctaccaccaaaaaaaaaaaaaaaaaaaaaaactatgattgAAACAATATATGGATTGACCAATTTCAGTTTCCAGATTCATGGAATCTCTTATTTGAAACAAAGCATCAACTACATAGAGACAACATCAGTTTAGAATTACATAGGACATGCATTAAGAAAGTGAAACTTTACAAGAATTATGAGTTTGAACATCATACTGCTAAATATCACAAACTTATAGCATGCTCAAAATATGTTAAAAGTCACTATATTGTGTTGGCAAAGCAAGAtcaaaacatgtctagtctagGTGTTTAGACAATGCTTAAATAAGGATGATTCAAGTTTTGAGGTCCAGCTGTTTGCAGAAAATAAAAGTGAGGTTCTGCCTTTCTCGATCGATTAGGAATTAGGCTCGACCAATTGAAAATCACATGTCCAgttttttctgtagaattttaaaTAGGCCCAAGCCCGcaaaaatgtttagggtttcacttaaacttctctacatatatatatatatatatatatatatatatatatatatatatatatatataaaaaaaaaaaccctagtcACATTTAGGTTGGTGAagaagacttgtgtgttactctttgtgagatttgagaggttctgtaccttctaactacacaagaatcTACCGGAGTAAGAACTACAATCAATGATTGGTAGAACTAGTTGCTGCATCAAGATGAACAAGAAAAtatgatctgaaacctttgagtgggatctcaaaatCACAAGCGATGCGGCTTGTGTTGctgtaaatccaagaagaggAGTTCGTGaattcggagcttgcacgtggtcatgtCAGTAAATTACTACTGGaggtagcattagatttagggttaaatcttttgtaaaaacttcGATTATCTTATAGTggctaggtcaaatcctcccaaagtttttaccttaaaacgattagtttcattggttttcctaggtcatcatatcgtggtgttatttacttttccgcatctttgcatgatatgatttatttgtatttaacctagatctaaaaataatctaagtaatcacttggttaataaattaggttaaacaatctgttttAAGAGGTCTAAACAAACTTTCAGATTCCATTATATCTCTTATTAGCAAGAAGCAAAGAGTACTCAATAACATATGGGTGTCCTTTTATGTGTAAGATTTGTCATGTTGTTATGCATTAGTAATCACGGGCACCTTTTCATATACTTCCAACTTTCTAAACCTCTGAGGAAAGATTACATGACCACCAAACCGCTGCTGCAAGTAAATGATCAATGCAAAAAGCAATACCCCAGGGGGATAACAAAATCCTGGTATGAATTTGTATTCCACGCTTGGGATTTTGTTATCCCCCTATGGGGATTGCTTTTTGCATTGATCATTTACTTgcagcaatatatatatatgactcaTCATAGTGGCAAAAATTTTTGAGAGCTTATCTCCTATTCTTTACTATACAATTTACGCAATATATAACGCAATTGATGCAACCAAAAGTCGTCTCATCAATTACAATAAGCCTAATTGACCTCAACTAATAAACCGCAAATTCGTCCTATGAGAGGGTTTTGTCGACCCATTCTTTTGTTTATGTCAACAatctatttaataattattatgcCTTTTGAGTTTTTACCATATAATAATCATTGTGACTCCTCAAATATGTCAActgttgaaactttttttttttttttttgcactcaTTGCTTTAGCATTCTTtattgtccaaataataatattttatttttttcttttttttttctttctattgttCTTGCACgttaaatctatgttttttatttttgttttttgtttatataatcacaaaagtaaattaattttatgcaatatatatttaagtttttcttaatttatttttgtgattctaCAAAAAGTTTCATAAATCGTTAGCCTGATTTCAGTGGATTTACTATTTGTGTTAATCGATGTAAGTGCTAaagttttttttgagaaaccagtcTGAGGGACTGGGACTTTTATTAAACcgaatgaaaaacaaaagtgCTAGTGAACATCAAACAATGCTAGGGGAATGATGTCCCCAGGAATGTCATCTACCCAAATCTTAAAATCTCACCCAACCCGAGCTTTCTTGGCAAAAGCATCCGCAACCTTATTACAGCTTCTTGACACCTGACAGAACTTGTGAAACCGCAGCTGCAACGTTAAGTGAAGGATGTCGTCCACAATGTGACCATAAAGTGCTGGGCTTGACAGATCGCTGTTGATGGCCTGGTTGATGATTGCTAAGTCACCTTCGAAGATAACCTCATGAAGACCAAGGCAAAAGATACGGCATGACGACAAGCAAGGGCATCCACCTTTGGTACAAAATGAGGAAGCGGGACACAAACTGACATTGCTCCCAAGATATCACCTCGGCTGTCTCTGATAACCACTCCTAGACCAGCAGTGTTGCTTGACTTGAAAACGGCACCGTCGTAATTAGCTTTATAGCAATGTTGATCAAGTTGAGACCAGTGATTTGTGGAGGTTGTCTCTACAGGCCTTAGGACTGGTTCTTGCACATTGATGAAGTCTTGAAGCATGCCATCAGCCAAGGAAGGTAGCATTTGCAACGAGTGAACTGGTTTGTTTAGGCACAACAAGTTGCGTCTGTTCCACAATAGCCATGCTATAAGAGCAGAAATTTCAGCTCTATAATCATCATGTACCTGCAAAAACTTAGAGATAAGGTCAGTAAAATCTAGGGAGGGGGAGGTGTTTGTGAGATTGGCCCAGCTAAGAGACTACCACGCCTCCTTCACTCCTTCACAGCCCCAAACAGCATGTGTGGTGTCTTCAACATGGTTTCTGCAAATATTGCAAGTGGCAGAGAGAACCACCTTACGGCAAAGGAGGTTATCCATGGTTAGGAGAGCATTGTTGCTTGCTCTCCATACAAAGTGCTTCACTTTACTAGGAACACGTAGCTTCCATATATATGCCTCTCCAAAAGCTTTTTTGGGGGTTAGGATCTGAGCTACTTCCATTGCTGGCTGAAGTAGTAGAGACCAACAACTTATATGCGCTGCGGGTGCTGAAACGACCCGAAGAAGAGGGGACTAGATTAGGCGATCTTGTAGGAGTCTGGTGCTTAAAGGAATGCTTAGGATCAATCCAGCTTCATGGGGCAAGAAACTTTGGTTACTTAGATCTGCTCTCCATGTTCTTGTGTTGGCATCAATGAGACTGCTCACTTTGGCATCAGGGGGTATGGAAGGAATGGGCGAGCTAACCATCTTGTATACCTCATCTAGCAGCCAGTTATCCTCTCAAATGCAGATTGACTGACCGTCACCAATGCGCCATACcgcccttttttttattatatctcttGCACTTAAAATGCTTTTCCACGCATATGACCCAAGGCTAGACTCCTTAGCATCGAGGATGGAACCATTGGGGAAAATTTTGGCTTTAAAGACCCTATAACATAGAGAGTCATGGTTGTTCATCATACACCACACCTGCTTGGCCAATAGAGCATTATTAAACTTCTCTATTTCCTTAAAACCCATACCTCCAACCGCCTTGGCTTCATAAAGACGCTCCCACCTAACCCAACAGATTTTCCTATTGTCTCCATTGTAGGTCCACCAAAACTTGCGAATCAAGGACCCAATTTCTTGGATCAACCCTCTTGGTAGCTTAAAGTAGCTCATGAAATAGGTGGGAATGGCTTGGATCACAGATTTGATGAGCACATCTCTACCGGTCTATGATAGGAGTTTTTCCTTCCAACCCTGAAGGTTCTTCCAAATTCTCTCCTTAATATAAATGAAACTCTGTTTTTTTGCTCGGCCAACAAGGGCAGGAAGACCCAAGTATTTCTCATAATTCCTAATGGAGGGGACACCCAAGATCTGTTGTATATGGATTTGGAGGCCAAGATCAGTATTTGAGCTACATAACAAGTtggttttatctttttttatcttCTGACCAGAGCCTTTTTCATAAGTGACCAAAATATCAAGGATAACCTGGCATTCAGATTCTTTAGCACGACAGAAGATAACACTATCATCAGCAAAAAATAGGTATGAAACTCGAGATCCATTTCGACATATAGAAACACCTCAAATGCGACCTTTAGATTCAGCTGTGTGTAGTAGGCCCTGTAACCTAATAGCACAAAGCAAGAACAAATATGGGGACAAAGGATCACCTTTGCGGAGGCCTCTAGAGGGTTTAATATTGCCAACAGGTGCCCCATTGAGAAGCACTGAATAAGAAACAAACATAATACATGACATAATGGTTGTTACCATTTTGCCTCCAAACCCCAAATGTCGCATGACTTTCTCAAGAAAAATCATTCTACCCTGTCATAagccttactcatatcaagCTTGAGAGCCATAAAACCCAGCTTCCCTTGTGTTTTTTCGCTTAAGATAGTGGAGAGTCTCAAAAGCCACTAGGACATTGTCAGTGATAAGGCGACCCGAAAGGAAAGCACTTTCAGAATCAGAGACTACATAAGGCAAAACCAATTTCAAGCAGTTAACCAAAACTTTTgatataagtttataaaatatgttACACAGGCTAATAGGCCTAAAATCTGAATTAGGGTTCTAAATTTTTGGGATAAGGGATATGAAAGTGGAGTTAATAGAGTCAGGAATAATACCCAAATTCAAGGCCGCCAAAATAGCATTTGTTATATCACCACCCACAATATGCCAAAatgatttgtaaaaaataagGGACATACCATCAGGGCTTGGTGCAGTGAGTGGTGCCATTTGGTGAAGAGCTTGAACAACCTCAGCTGCAGTATATTCATGGTTAAGGCTAGTGTTCATGTCTTCCGTGACTGTGGGAGAAATACCttctaaaatatcatcaaaaccCGAAGGATTACATGTGGAATAAAGGTTGGAAAAGTATTCCTCAACAAGCTCACCCATCCGGCCTTCATCCTCAGTCCACACCCTATTGTCATCTTCAAAACCCAAGATAAAATTGTGCTTGTTTCTCTAATTAGACCTGCAATGGAAGTACCTCTGTTTTGATCTCCCCCTTTTAGCCAATCCGTGTGGGACCGTTGCTGCCACATGGTTTCTTCTCTGTTTATTAGCCCTTGTATTTCATCCCGAAGTTGATAAATATGGGCTAGATTGGACTTGTACAAATCTGCCTCTTCCACCTTGGTTAACTCCTTGAGTTTCTTTGCCAAATTGAGTCTAACATGGCCAAAAACCTCGCGGTTTTACCTTTGCAAATTGACCTGGCAGGTGGTTAGTTTTATAGATACTATAATCAATGGAGACAACCCCGGACAGCCACTCCATGACTCATTAATCACCCCTTCACAAGTTTTGTCCTTCAACCACATGGCTTCGAAGCAAAAGGATCGTCCCTTCCGGTAAAACCTTTTTGCTTCAGAATCCGAAATCAAAAGAATGGGCTTGTGATCCGAGTGAAAGGCATCCAAGTGGTGAATTCTAGAGGTAGGGAACCTTAGAATCCAATCAATGGTGGCTACTCCTCTGTCCAGCCGAATCCAAGTGTTTTGAGTTCCCAGTCTTCGATTGCACCAAGTAAAAGGGAAGCCATTGAAACCAAAATCTTTAAGGCCACACACATCCAACACATCCCTAAACCCCTGCATTTGTCTTTCCGTTCTGTCTAGCCAACCTTGCTTCTCTTCCACCCTTAGAATTTCATTGAAATCACCCAAAACAATCCATGGAAGTGTTAATCGTCGACTCAAAGTTTTTAGTAATGACTAGGAATCTTCCTGGCTGGCGGTATCAGGATTTCCATAAAAACTCGTAAACCGCCAAGCGTTATCCATCCCTTGGTCAATTACTACATCAATATGGCGCTCAGATGAATGTACGTGCTAAAGTTGATTTGATTGAATGTGTTGTACTATGTGTgctattaaataattttgtatatgAGTTACAGAAGGCACAATTCCATTCATGTTACGAGCCTTACGGCTACCGCATCAGAAATATTCCCAAAACTGCTGTAGTGTTGTGATTAGGTTTCAGTGAAACAATGTGTTCATTGCAAAGTTATAATTTTGGAATCCACAtttggagaaattataaggtacTCATGATGGACAATAGGGATGATAATTTTGCCCTTCCCCATTTCACCCCGTGCAGGTTTTTCCCACCTCACAAGGGTGATGGGGTGGGaatggggcaagattttagccccgcACCACAGGACGGGATGGGGATGGATTTaaactttttagacccaccccgcccGCCCCTCCCCGTCTCCACCCCTGCCTGCTCACGATGCTaagggttataattgtaaatttttcataccctaaaaccctactatttaaacaaacatatcaatattagcttattttattctacacAATGTGATTCTatacctttattttgttatgtgttatactatgatatatatatatatatatatatatatatatatttttttttttttttttgtgattgtcttgttaaacgcttggatatattattcaattttttctaaaaattgatttgatttgatgggataaatttatttgtaatttcatgtatatttttatatttgaaataggctacattaaaaaaattgttttaattgtaaggaaaattaacaaaaagtagagttttacagAGTGGGGCGGGGCTTTGCGTGGCCCCAAGGGGCGGGGATGAGGTGAAAAAGTTTTCTCTATCATgtggggcggggcggggataGAGCAAGACAAAACCATGCAGGGCGAGGACGAAGACCACATCCTTCGGCctcgccccattgccatccctagtgGACAAGTGACATGGTCCACCATTCTACTAAAAAACtctcacttgtttaaaattgctgagtcaaaaaatttttaaaacaaaaattaattactgACTCAGCATTTTAAACAAGTGAGActcttttagtggaatggtaGACAAGGGAAGTGGTTCACCATGAGGACTGTATAATTTctcccacattttttttatacaagatagaatttctactctagtttaatctaagtgtatatgtgtgtgaagctccctcctggagacttgaaccttgttccttgccccccacaccccataagcacttatacttgtagagtgactatcgcaccaagggtgtgcagtggtTTCTCCCACATTTGATTGGttcaaaaatactaaaaattattaaatatttcggagtaccataaatgtgtactctcTCTTCTCACATAAATTATGGgtctcaccataaatttaattagcgGGACCCACAATTATGTGAGAGATGGGGAGTTTGCATTTATGGTACACTAAGAGTACTCAATACCCCAAAAATACCCCCACATTTCTAGgtttaagtagaaacaaaattgaaagaCAATCTATTAAAAATACATCTCTGAATCCCACATCTCTGATTTCCACGTAAAACACTGCCTATAAAATAGGACGGATTTGACTTACTTCCAGTACTTTTTTCAATGAacatgtctttttattttaaggattttgctaatgtttGTCCTAAGAGCACACAATAATAAATCACTTTTGGAAATATTCTCTCGAGAactgaaaaagtattgacaactttttcaattctcgaaaAAATGTTGTCAAAAATGGAAGgtttaatgtgtgcccttagggcacacattaaccggatccttattttaaatacacaatGACAAGTGGTTGTGGGTTTTAATCCCcgtcttttattttgttaatggaTAATGTGATAgtctctcattaaaataaaatgagattttttaaaaaaaagtactagaggTAAGTTAAACCAAAATAAGACCACACTCTAGTTGGTTTTCAAACTCAAACAAATACCGTTTGGTAGTAGTGTTTAAGTcttgttcttcaatttttagtgttgtgaaaatacgtgtttgagtgttataaaaatacgtgttagaagtgttattattgtttaaacactgaaaactggtGTTCAAACAATAATGCCAAATAGCCCAAACTTCCCACAAATAACTTCCAGAGAAGTTCATGATCACTGCATAGGAGCACATTTAACT from Castanea sativa cultivar Marrone di Chiusa Pesio chromosome 6, ASM4071231v1 includes:
- the LOC142639635 gene encoding uncharacterized protein LOC142639635; this encodes MEVAQILTPKKAFGEAYIWKLRVPSKVKHFVWRASNNALLTMDNLLCRKVVLSATCNICRNHVEDTTHAVHDDYRAEISALIAWLLWNRRNLLCLNKPVHSLQMLPSLADGMLQDFINVQEPVLRPVETTSTNHWSQLDQHCYKANYDGAVFKSSNTAGLGVVIRDSRGDILGAMSVCVPLPHFVPKVDALACRHAVSFALVFMRLSSKLRFHKFCQVSRSCNKVADAFAKKARVG